A genome region from Baekduia alba includes the following:
- a CDS encoding LysR family transcriptional regulator, producing MTTTIAAMELRHLETFVAVAEEQSFSRAADRLHVVQSAVSATIRNLEREWGVTLFHRTTHTFALSDAGRTLLDEARAALAAAQAVEHAVDEVRGGLRGTIRIGIMQATLGPGGISVASAISAFRTAHPGVAVTVRQGGSADQAERVRSGELDVAFVGLPDARLPGLELTLLAEPPLKFACHQGHRLARRASVALEELVDEPFAELPPAWGIRIANDRSFAAAGAHRKIAYEINDVATVTDFVRNGLAVAIMSPAQVSDDPAVAFVPIRHHVPRFIISLATPEGRRASPATRAFVEMATRAAPA from the coding sequence ATGACCACCACCATCGCCGCCATGGAGCTCCGCCACCTCGAGACCTTCGTCGCCGTCGCCGAGGAGCAGTCGTTCTCGCGCGCCGCCGACCGGCTCCACGTCGTCCAGTCGGCCGTCTCGGCCACGATCCGCAACCTGGAGCGCGAGTGGGGCGTCACGCTCTTCCATCGCACGACGCACACGTTCGCGCTCAGCGACGCGGGCCGCACGCTGCTGGACGAGGCGCGGGCGGCGCTGGCCGCGGCGCAGGCGGTCGAGCACGCGGTCGACGAGGTCCGCGGCGGCCTGCGCGGCACGATCCGCATCGGGATCATGCAGGCGACGCTCGGCCCGGGCGGCATCAGCGTCGCGTCCGCGATCTCGGCGTTCCGGACCGCGCATCCGGGCGTCGCCGTGACCGTCCGCCAGGGCGGCAGCGCCGACCAGGCCGAGCGCGTGCGCAGCGGCGAGCTCGACGTCGCGTTCGTCGGCCTGCCCGACGCGCGACTGCCCGGCCTGGAGCTGACGCTGCTGGCCGAGCCGCCGCTGAAGTTCGCCTGCCACCAGGGCCACCGGCTGGCGCGGCGCGCGTCGGTCGCGCTCGAGGAGCTGGTCGACGAGCCGTTCGCCGAGCTGCCGCCGGCGTGGGGCATCCGGATCGCCAACGACCGCTCGTTCGCGGCGGCCGGCGCGCACCGCAAGATCGCCTACGAGATCAACGACGTCGCGACCGTCACCGATTTCGTGCGCAACGGCCTGGCCGTGGCGATCATGTCGCCGGCCCAGGTCAGCGACGACCCCGCGGTCGCGTTCGTCCCGATCCGCCACCACGTCCCGCGCTTCATCATCTCGCTCGCGACCCCGGAAGGCAGGCGCGCCAGCCCGGCCACGCGGGCGTTCGTCGAGATGGCGACGCGCGCGGCGCCCGCTTAG
- a CDS encoding low temperature requirement protein A, with the protein MTHFARPRGQDEQRATSLELFYDLVFVFAVTQISHLLLDHLGWEGAGQAALLLLVVWWSWNYTTWVTNELDPDSPVVRLLMIGLMLASLMMAVAIPHAFGEDALLFVGCYLAIQIGRHTFLTFAAADRGEPERARAGAILAWFVIAGVFWMAGALVDGGATRTVLWLVALCIDYAGPLVTFWLPGRRLDSTAWVVETGHFSERFGLFIIIALGESIVVTGATTSEIGLDGHTAAAFATAFLTSAALWWLYFTGVAQIAELRLQRAGARRTAMARDAYTYLHVVLVAAIVVSAVGDELVIAHPSAVLETKEMVAVVAGPALYLLAHALFRLRVSGTLGWRRPSGAAACVVLGVVLGALDAEALVVAIALLVVLIAVIAGDQVAAARRRRQGLPTPLERAAAELAEG; encoded by the coding sequence ATGACGCACTTCGCGCGCCCACGCGGGCAGGACGAGCAGCGCGCCACGTCGCTGGAGCTGTTCTACGACCTGGTCTTCGTCTTCGCGGTCACGCAGATCAGCCACCTGCTGCTCGACCACCTCGGGTGGGAGGGCGCGGGGCAGGCGGCGCTGCTGCTGCTCGTGGTCTGGTGGTCGTGGAACTACACGACGTGGGTCACCAACGAGCTGGACCCGGACTCGCCGGTCGTGCGGCTGCTGATGATCGGGCTGATGCTCGCCAGCCTGATGATGGCGGTCGCGATCCCGCACGCCTTCGGCGAGGACGCGCTGCTGTTCGTCGGGTGCTACCTGGCGATCCAGATCGGGCGCCACACGTTCCTCACGTTCGCCGCCGCCGACCGCGGCGAGCCGGAGCGCGCCCGCGCCGGCGCGATCCTCGCGTGGTTCGTCATCGCCGGCGTCTTCTGGATGGCGGGCGCGCTGGTCGACGGCGGCGCGACGCGCACGGTCCTGTGGCTGGTCGCGTTGTGCATCGACTACGCCGGCCCGCTGGTGACGTTCTGGCTGCCCGGCCGGCGCCTGGACTCGACCGCGTGGGTGGTGGAGACCGGCCACTTCAGCGAGCGCTTCGGGTTGTTCATCATCATCGCGTTGGGCGAGTCGATCGTCGTGACGGGCGCGACGACGTCGGAGATCGGCCTCGACGGCCACACCGCGGCCGCGTTCGCCACGGCGTTCCTGACCTCGGCCGCGTTGTGGTGGCTGTACTTCACCGGTGTGGCTCAGATCGCGGAGCTGCGCCTGCAGCGCGCGGGCGCGCGCCGGACGGCGATGGCGCGCGACGCCTACACCTACCTGCACGTCGTGCTCGTCGCGGCGATCGTCGTGTCGGCCGTCGGCGACGAGCTGGTCATCGCGCATCCGAGCGCGGTGCTGGAGACCAAGGAGATGGTCGCGGTCGTCGCCGGCCCGGCGCTGTACCTGCTCGCGCACGCGCTGTTCCGCCTGCGGGTCAGCGGGACGCTCGGGTGGCGCCGGCCGTCGGGCGCCGCGGCCTGCGTCGTGCTCGGCGTGGTCCTCGGCGCGCTCGACGCCGAGGCCCTGGTCGTCGCGATCGCGTTGCTGGTGGTGCTGATCGCGGTGATCGCCGGCGACCAGGTCGCGGCCGCGCGCCGCCGGCGCCAGGGGCTGCCGACACCGCTGGAGCGCGCGGCGGCCGAGCTGGCCGAGGGCTAG
- a CDS encoding MFS transporter, giving the protein MPLSPASIPTRRRHGLGFWAVAFAFLVVMAFSTVPSPLYGLYQERDGFSSFVVTIIYAAYAVGVIAALLLAGHVSDWHGRRRVLLPAIATAIVSALVFLAWRDLPGLLLARVISGLSVGVVTATATAYLGELHAASRPDGSPRRAQLIATGVNVGGLGFGPLIAGLLAEWVGAPLTVPYVVFLVALSVALVVVALAPETRDRQDPLPAYRIQRLSVPAEARGAFAAAAAGAFLAFGALGLFTGLAATFLVGTLHQTSHALAGVTVAAMFGAGVLSQTVSATWAPPRTLAAGIALMLTGMALVVLAAWLSTPSLGIFIAGGAVMGGGAGAVFKGSVATVIAISPAETRAEALAGLFLAGYVGLSVPVVGAGIALQLTSAKDTLLGFAIVEGVAIVVAAPRLLGVNAERRAQRLAAA; this is encoded by the coding sequence GTGCCCCTCTCCCCCGCATCCATCCCCACCCGGCGCCGCCACGGCCTGGGCTTCTGGGCGGTCGCCTTCGCGTTCCTCGTGGTCATGGCGTTCTCCACCGTCCCGAGCCCGCTCTACGGCCTCTACCAGGAGCGCGACGGGTTCTCGTCGTTCGTCGTCACCATCATCTATGCGGCCTACGCGGTCGGCGTGATCGCGGCGCTGCTGCTCGCCGGCCACGTCTCGGACTGGCACGGGCGCCGGCGGGTCCTGTTGCCCGCGATCGCCACGGCGATCGTCAGCGCGCTCGTGTTCCTCGCGTGGCGCGACCTGCCCGGGCTGCTCCTCGCGCGCGTCATCAGCGGCCTGTCGGTCGGCGTCGTCACGGCGACCGCGACCGCCTACCTCGGCGAGCTGCACGCCGCGAGCCGCCCGGACGGGTCGCCGCGCCGCGCGCAGCTCATCGCGACCGGCGTCAACGTCGGCGGCCTCGGCTTCGGCCCGCTGATCGCGGGGCTCCTCGCGGAGTGGGTCGGCGCGCCGCTCACCGTCCCCTACGTGGTGTTCCTGGTCGCGTTGTCGGTGGCCTTGGTCGTGGTCGCGCTGGCGCCCGAGACCCGCGACCGCCAGGACCCGCTGCCGGCCTACCGCATCCAGCGCCTGTCGGTCCCGGCCGAGGCGCGTGGCGCGTTCGCCGCGGCGGCCGCGGGCGCGTTCCTGGCCTTCGGCGCGCTCGGCCTCTTCACCGGCTTGGCCGCGACGTTCCTCGTCGGGACGCTGCACCAGACGTCGCACGCGCTGGCCGGCGTGACCGTCGCCGCGATGTTCGGCGCGGGCGTGCTGTCGCAGACCGTCAGCGCGACATGGGCGCCGCCCCGGACGCTGGCCGCCGGCATCGCGCTCATGCTCACCGGGATGGCGCTCGTCGTGCTCGCCGCGTGGCTGTCGACGCCGAGCCTCGGCATCTTCATCGCCGGCGGCGCCGTCATGGGCGGCGGCGCGGGCGCGGTCTTCAAGGGCTCAGTCGCGACCGTCATCGCGATCTCGCCGGCCGAGACCCGCGCCGAGGCCCTGGCCGGCCTGTTCCTCGCCGGCTACGTCGGGCTGTCGGTGCCGGTCGTCGGCGCGGGCATCGCGCTCCAGCTCACCTCGGCCAAGGACACGCTGCTGGGGTTCGCGATCGTCGAAGGCGTCGCGATCGTCGTCGCCGCGCCGCGCCTGCTGGGCGTGAACGCGGAGCGCCGCGCGCAGCGGCTCGCCGCCGCGTAG
- the xylA gene encoding xylose isomerase: protein MTTEGDAITPRPEHRFTFGLWTVGNPGRDPFGEPTRAPVDPVASVHRLADMGAWGVSLHDDDLVPYGTPADEHERIVGRFDDALRERSMGIGMATTNLFTHPAFKDGAFTSNDRGVRRAAIGKAMKSIDLAARLRAENFIFWGGREGTEVGAAKDPRDALERYREAIDVLADYVVEQGYDLRFAIEPKPNEPRGDLWLPTVGHALHFITTLNRPDMVGVNPEVAHETMAGLAFHQGVGQALWAGKLFHIDLNAQRIGRYDQDFRFGAEDLKEAFLLVRLLERAGYAGPRHFDAHAYRTEDAAGVWDFAAGCMRTYLALAEKAKHFDALPEVQEALAAASVGALAEPSVPGGTGEAGALKAESARLDELAVRGYGNERLDQLTVEVLMGLR from the coding sequence ATGACGACCGAAGGCGACGCAATCACCCCACGGCCCGAGCACCGGTTCACGTTCGGGCTGTGGACGGTGGGCAACCCCGGTCGCGACCCGTTCGGCGAGCCGACGCGCGCGCCGGTCGACCCCGTCGCCAGCGTTCACCGCCTGGCCGACATGGGGGCCTGGGGCGTCAGCCTCCACGACGACGACCTCGTCCCCTACGGCACGCCGGCCGACGAGCACGAGCGCATCGTCGGGCGCTTCGACGACGCGCTGCGCGAGCGCTCGATGGGCATCGGCATGGCCACCACCAACCTGTTCACGCACCCCGCGTTCAAGGACGGCGCCTTCACCTCCAACGACCGCGGCGTGCGCCGAGCGGCGATCGGCAAGGCCATGAAGTCGATCGACCTCGCCGCGCGGCTGCGGGCTGAGAACTTCATCTTCTGGGGCGGCCGCGAGGGCACCGAGGTCGGCGCGGCCAAGGACCCGCGCGATGCACTGGAGCGCTACCGCGAGGCCATCGACGTGCTCGCCGACTACGTCGTCGAGCAGGGCTATGACCTGCGCTTCGCGATCGAGCCCAAACCCAACGAGCCGCGCGGCGACCTGTGGCTGCCGACCGTCGGCCACGCGCTGCACTTCATCACCACCTTGAACCGCCCGGACATGGTCGGCGTCAACCCTGAGGTCGCGCACGAGACCATGGCCGGCCTGGCCTTCCACCAAGGTGTAGGCCAAGCGCTGTGGGCCGGCAAGCTGTTCCACATCGACCTCAACGCCCAGCGCATCGGGCGCTACGACCAGGACTTCCGCTTCGGCGCCGAGGACCTCAAGGAGGCGTTCCTGCTGGTGCGGCTGCTCGAGCGCGCCGGCTACGCCGGGCCGCGCCACTTCGACGCCCACGCCTACCGGACCGAGGACGCCGCCGGCGTCTGGGACTTCGCGGCCGGCTGCATGCGCACCTACCTCGCGCTGGCCGAGAAGGCCAAGCACTTCGACGCGCTGCCCGAGGTCCAGGAGGCGCTGGCCGCCGCGTCGGTCGGAGCGCTGGCCGAGCCGTCGGTGCCCGGCGGGACCGGCGAGGCCGGCGCGCTGAAGGCCGAGTCGGCGCGGCTCGACGAGCTCGCGGTCCGGGGCTACGGCAACGAGCGCCTCGACCAGCTGACGGTCGAGGTCCTGATGGGGCTGCGGTAG
- a CDS encoding sugar ABC transporter permease has product MSSIDTAPDPTAASAAHGASAPEGSSLRDYAAGWWAGVRGGDLGSLPIVVGLIIIAIVFQSQNSNFLTAGNFLNLIVQAAGIMTIAMGVVFVLLLGEIDLSVGYVSGVGGAIVALLTLPGGHFEFAGGIAIVVVLAAGLLIGALNGLLFTKVGIPSFVVTLAGLLAWNGAVLLLIGDKGTIVIQSTLIVNLANGFISDAASWALWAVAVAGYLAVQLLHRRDRARAGLPLVPVSVIGFRVGLQAVLLGAVIYVVDQDRGVPYIFLVLAVLYVIWSWVLTRSRFGRHVYAVGGNPEAARRAGIDVDRVRIACFAICSMMATLGGVVLASRLTSVDTGAGGGTILLYSIAAAVIGGTSLFGGRGHVRAAVLGAIVIASIDNGLGLLGLASGTKFIITGLVLLAAVSVDSLSRRNLASSGRA; this is encoded by the coding sequence ATGAGCAGCATCGACACCGCGCCCGACCCGACCGCGGCCTCCGCCGCCCACGGCGCGTCGGCCCCCGAGGGCAGCTCGCTGCGCGACTACGCCGCGGGTTGGTGGGCCGGAGTCCGCGGCGGCGACCTCGGCTCGCTGCCGATCGTCGTCGGGCTGATCATCATCGCCATCGTCTTCCAGTCGCAGAACAGCAACTTCCTGACGGCGGGCAACTTCCTCAACCTGATCGTGCAGGCCGCCGGGATCATGACCATCGCCATGGGCGTGGTCTTCGTGCTGCTCCTCGGGGAGATCGACCTGTCGGTTGGCTACGTCAGCGGCGTCGGCGGCGCGATCGTCGCGCTGCTCACGCTGCCGGGCGGCCACTTCGAGTTCGCCGGCGGGATCGCGATCGTGGTGGTGCTCGCCGCCGGCCTGCTCATCGGCGCGCTCAACGGCCTGCTGTTCACGAAGGTCGGGATCCCGTCGTTCGTCGTCACGCTCGCCGGCCTACTCGCCTGGAACGGCGCGGTGTTGCTGCTGATCGGCGACAAGGGCACGATCGTCATCCAGAGCACGCTGATCGTGAACCTGGCCAACGGCTTCATCTCCGACGCCGCGTCGTGGGCGCTGTGGGCGGTGGCCGTCGCGGGCTACCTCGCGGTGCAGCTCCTGCACCGGCGCGACCGCGCGCGGGCCGGGCTCCCGCTCGTCCCGGTGTCGGTCATCGGCTTCCGCGTCGGCCTGCAGGCCGTGCTGCTCGGCGCCGTGATCTACGTCGTCGACCAGGACCGCGGCGTCCCCTACATCTTCCTCGTGCTCGCCGTGCTGTACGTGATCTGGTCGTGGGTGCTGACGCGCAGCCGCTTCGGCCGCCACGTCTACGCGGTCGGCGGCAACCCGGAGGCCGCGCGGCGCGCGGGCATCGACGTCGACCGGGTCCGGATCGCGTGCTTCGCGATCTGCTCGATGATGGCCACGCTCGGCGGCGTGGTGCTCGCGTCGCGGCTGACGTCGGTCGACACCGGCGCGGGCGGCGGCACGATCCTGCTCTACTCGATCGCCGCCGCGGTGATCGGCGGGACGTCGCTGTTCGGCGGCCGCGGGCACGTGCGCGCGGCCGTCCTTGGCGCGATCGTCATCGCCTCGATCGACAACGGCCTGGGCCTGCTCGGCTTGGCCTCCGGCACGAAGTTCATCATCACGGGTCTCGTGCTGCTCGCCGCCGTCAGCGTCGACTCGCTGTCGCGCCGCAACCTCGCCTCCTCGGGACGCGCGTGA
- a CDS encoding ATP-binding cassette domain-containing protein: MTTNPDPPARPAAGGSLLELRGVSKSFGAVQALYEVDLAVAPGEVVALVGDNGAGKSTLIKCIAGIHPFDAGEIRFAGAPVSVHGPKDAADLGIEVVYQDLALADNLDVVQNMFLGREAVKGPLHGLNETEMEKKARETLATLAVTTIRSVRQTVAGLSGGQRQSVAVAKAVMWNSKLVILDEPTAALGVAQTRQVLDLVRRLGEQGLAVILISHNLHDVFEVADTITVLRLGQAVARFTTAHTNQTEVVAAITAGALTKVPGQQEVPA; the protein is encoded by the coding sequence ATGACGACCAACCCGGACCCGCCCGCCCGCCCCGCGGCGGGCGGGTCCTTGTTGGAGCTGCGCGGCGTCTCGAAGTCCTTCGGCGCCGTGCAGGCGTTGTACGAGGTCGACCTTGCGGTCGCCCCCGGCGAGGTGGTGGCCCTGGTCGGCGACAACGGCGCCGGCAAGTCCACGCTCATCAAGTGCATCGCGGGAATCCATCCGTTCGACGCCGGCGAGATCCGCTTCGCCGGCGCCCCCGTGTCCGTCCACGGCCCAAAGGACGCCGCCGACCTCGGGATCGAGGTCGTCTACCAGGACCTCGCGCTCGCCGACAACCTCGACGTGGTGCAGAACATGTTCCTGGGCCGCGAGGCCGTGAAGGGCCCGCTGCACGGGCTGAACGAGACCGAGATGGAGAAGAAGGCGCGCGAGACGCTCGCGACCCTCGCGGTCACGACGATCCGCTCGGTGCGTCAGACCGTCGCCGGCCTCTCGGGCGGTCAGCGCCAGTCGGTCGCCGTCGCCAAGGCGGTGATGTGGAACTCCAAGCTGGTGATCCTGGACGAGCCGACCGCCGCGCTCGGCGTCGCGCAGACCCGGCAGGTCCTCGACCTCGTCCGGCGCCTCGGCGAGCAGGGGCTCGCGGTGATCCTGATCTCCCACAACCTGCACGACGTCTTCGAGGTCGCCGACACGATCACCGTGCTGCGCCTCGGCCAGGCCGTCGCCCGCTTCACCACCGCCCACACCAACCAGACCGAGGTGGTCGCCGCGATCACCGCCGGCGCCTTGACGAAGGTCCCCGGCCAGCAGGAGGTTCCCGCATGA
- a CDS encoding FAD-binding dehydrogenase encodes MNADAIVVGAGLAGLVATAELVDAGKRVLLVDQEPEASLGGQAFWSFGGIFLVDSPEQRRMGVKDSYDLAWQDWQGTAGFDRPEDLWPARWAEAYVQWAAGEKRAWMHERGIRFLPNPGWAERGGYDANGHGNSVPRFHVTWGTGPGVIAPFVAKVREGVARGLVELRFRHRVDALSITAGAVDGVSGAVLAPSTVGRGEASSREVVGEFTLSADAVVVTSGGIGGNHELVRRSWPERLGTPPAQMISGVPAHVDGRMLLIAQDAGARSINPDRMWHYVEGIKNWSPIWPMHGIRILPGPSSLWLDATGHRLPVPLFPGFDTLGTLDHIMKTGHDHTWFVLTQKIIEKEFALSGSEQNPDITSKSIKAVFKTRVGKGAPGPVDAFMKHGEDFIVERSLERLVAGMQALEPDVELPLAQVEREVLARDREMANTYTKDLQVVAMRGARKYLPDRLARVAAPHRLLDPKAGPLIAVRLSILTRKSLGGLETDLSSRVLAGDGAPIPGLFAAGEVAGFGGGGMHGYRSLEGTFLGGCLFSGRAAGRAVAFGA; translated from the coding sequence ATGAACGCCGACGCGATCGTGGTCGGGGCCGGGCTCGCCGGCCTCGTGGCCACGGCGGAGCTCGTCGACGCCGGCAAGCGGGTGCTCCTGGTCGACCAGGAGCCCGAGGCGTCGCTGGGCGGCCAGGCGTTCTGGTCGTTCGGCGGGATCTTCCTGGTGGACTCGCCCGAGCAGCGGCGGATGGGGGTCAAGGACTCCTACGACCTGGCCTGGCAGGACTGGCAGGGCACGGCGGGCTTCGACCGGCCGGAGGACCTGTGGCCCGCGCGCTGGGCCGAGGCCTACGTGCAGTGGGCGGCGGGCGAGAAGCGCGCGTGGATGCACGAGCGCGGCATCCGCTTCCTGCCGAACCCGGGCTGGGCCGAGCGCGGCGGCTACGACGCCAACGGCCACGGCAACTCGGTGCCGCGCTTCCACGTCACGTGGGGCACCGGCCCGGGCGTGATCGCGCCGTTCGTGGCCAAGGTGCGCGAGGGCGTCGCGCGCGGGCTGGTCGAGCTCAGGTTCCGTCATCGCGTGGATGCGCTGAGCATCACGGCGGGCGCGGTCGACGGCGTGAGCGGCGCCGTGCTGGCGCCGTCGACCGTGGGACGCGGCGAGGCCTCGTCGCGCGAGGTCGTCGGCGAGTTCACGCTGAGCGCCGACGCCGTCGTCGTCACCTCGGGCGGGATCGGCGGCAACCACGAGCTCGTGCGCCGCAGCTGGCCCGAGCGCCTCGGCACGCCGCCGGCGCAGATGATCTCGGGCGTGCCGGCGCACGTCGACGGGCGCATGCTGCTGATCGCGCAGGACGCCGGCGCGCGGTCGATCAACCCGGATCGCATGTGGCACTACGTCGAGGGCATCAAGAACTGGAGCCCGATCTGGCCGATGCACGGCATCCGGATCCTGCCCGGGCCGTCGTCGCTGTGGCTCGACGCAACGGGCCACCGCCTCCCGGTCCCGCTGTTCCCGGGCTTCGACACGCTCGGGACGCTCGACCACATCATGAAGACCGGCCACGACCACACGTGGTTCGTCCTCACGCAGAAGATCATCGAGAAGGAGTTCGCGCTGTCGGGCTCCGAGCAGAACCCGGACATCACGAGCAAGTCGATCAAGGCGGTGTTCAAGACGCGCGTGGGCAAGGGCGCGCCCGGGCCGGTCGACGCGTTCATGAAGCACGGCGAGGACTTCATCGTGGAGCGCTCGCTCGAGCGCCTCGTCGCGGGGATGCAGGCGCTGGAGCCCGACGTCGAGCTGCCGCTCGCGCAGGTCGAGCGCGAGGTGCTCGCCCGCGACCGCGAGATGGCCAACACCTACACCAAGGACCTGCAGGTCGTGGCGATGCGCGGTGCGCGCAAGTACCTGCCGGACCGCCTGGCGCGCGTCGCCGCGCCGCACCGCCTGCTCGATCCGAAGGCCGGGCCGCTGATCGCCGTGCGCCTGTCGATCCTGACGCGCAAGTCGCTCGGCGGGCTGGAGACCGATCTGTCCTCGCGCGTCCTGGCCGGCGACGGCGCGCCGATCCCGGGCCTGTTCGCGGCCGGCGAGGTCGCGGGCTTCGGCGGCGGCGGGATGCACGGCTACCGGTCCCTGGAGGGCACGTTCCTCGGCGGCTGCCTCTTCAGCGGCCGCGCGGCCGGACGGGCGGTAGCGTTCGGCGCTTGA
- the xylB gene encoding xylulokinase, which yields MRLVGLDVGTSSTKGLVIDETGAVLAEAERAYPLASPRPGWAEQDPEDWWRAAEAILAELRAHEADGIGLTGQMHGLVVLGADDRPLRPAILWNDGRSQPQCDAIEARLGVERLVALSGNRALAGFTAPKLLWLAEHEPDTYNKIRHVLLPKDYVRFRLCGERATDVADASGTLLLDVGARAWSTPLLEAFGVDPAWLPRLHESVEVSGTTRDGVPIAAGAGDQAAGALGMGVVDAAGPASIVLGTSGVVFAARDGYAPDPQGRLHAFCHAVPDAWHVMGVELSAAGALRWLRDATSGPDGVSYDALTTAAARWAPGVEGLRFAPYLTGERTPHADADVRAAFVGLGLRHDRGALVRAVLEGVAHGLADGWDLIDPKPALGRLSGGGARSELWTAIVAATLDVPLERTASNAGAAFGAALLGGVAGGTFADVRAAVAACVAPTARVDPDPELVAAYAAQRAGFAALYPLLRELPGG from the coding sequence GTGAGGCTGGTCGGCCTCGACGTCGGGACCTCGTCGACCAAGGGGCTCGTCATCGACGAGACCGGCGCGGTCCTGGCCGAGGCCGAGCGCGCGTACCCGCTCGCGTCGCCGCGGCCCGGCTGGGCCGAGCAGGATCCCGAGGACTGGTGGCGCGCGGCCGAGGCGATCCTCGCTGAGTTACGCGCGCACGAGGCCGACGGCATCGGGCTGACCGGGCAGATGCACGGGCTCGTCGTCCTCGGCGCGGACGACCGCCCGCTGCGGCCCGCGATCCTCTGGAACGACGGGCGCAGCCAGCCGCAGTGCGACGCGATCGAGGCGCGACTGGGCGTCGAGCGGCTCGTCGCGCTGAGCGGCAACCGCGCGCTGGCCGGCTTCACCGCGCCGAAGCTCCTGTGGCTGGCCGAGCACGAGCCCGACACCTACAACAAGATCCGGCACGTGCTGCTGCCCAAGGACTACGTGCGCTTCCGGCTGTGCGGCGAGCGCGCGACCGACGTCGCCGACGCGTCGGGCACGCTGCTGCTCGACGTCGGCGCGCGCGCCTGGAGCACGCCGCTGCTGGAGGCCTTCGGCGTCGACCCCGCGTGGCTGCCGCGGCTGCACGAGAGCGTCGAGGTCAGCGGCACGACGCGCGACGGCGTCCCGATCGCGGCCGGCGCCGGCGACCAGGCCGCGGGCGCGCTGGGCATGGGCGTCGTCGACGCGGCCGGCCCGGCGTCGATCGTCCTCGGGACCAGCGGCGTGGTCTTCGCCGCGCGCGACGGCTACGCGCCCGACCCGCAGGGCCGGCTGCACGCGTTCTGCCACGCGGTCCCGGACGCGTGGCACGTGATGGGCGTCGAGCTTTCGGCCGCCGGGGCCCTGCGCTGGCTGCGCGACGCGACGAGCGGGCCGGACGGCGTGAGCTACGACGCGCTGACCACCGCGGCCGCGCGCTGGGCGCCCGGCGTCGAGGGCCTGCGCTTCGCGCCGTATCTGACCGGCGAGCGCACGCCCCACGCCGACGCCGACGTCCGCGCGGCGTTCGTCGGCCTCGGACTGCGCCACGACCGCGGCGCGCTGGTCCGCGCCGTGCTCGAGGGCGTCGCGCACGGGCTCGCCGACGGCTGGGACCTGATCGACCCCAAGCCGGCGCTCGGCCGCCTCTCCGGCGGCGGCGCACGCTCGGAGCTGTGGACCGCGATCGTCGCCGCGACGCTCGACGTCCCACTGGAGCGCACCGCATCCAACGCGGGCGCGGCCTTCGGCGCGGCGCTCCTGGGCGGCGTCGCGGGCGGCACCTTCGCCGACGTCCGCGCGGCCGTCGCCGCGTGCGTCGCGCCCACCGCGCGCGTCGACCCCGACCCCGAGCTGGTCGCCGCCTACGCGGCGCAGCGCGCCGGCTTCGCCGCGCTGTACCCGCTGCTGCGCGAGCTGCCTGGGGGCTAG
- a CDS encoding sugar ABC transporter substrate-binding protein, giving the protein MQHQLSRMVAVAAALSAMTFGVAACGSSDDDSSSTGSAAGSTNSSNAKVGKVAVLLPDTKSSVRWETADRPLLEQAFKSAGVPVEIQNAQGDKATQQQQAEQAITNGAKIILLTNLDSGSGAAIETQAAAKGVKVIDYDRLTLKGKADYYVSFDNVKVGELQGQGLVDCLSSSGVAKPRIAELNGSPDDNNATLFAQGYNSVLDPLYKAGKATKVADQSVPDWDNQQALTIFEQMLQKSGNKLDGVLAANDGLGNSVISALKARKLKQLPVTGQDATTQGLQNILTGDQCMTVYKAIKAEADAASKLAIALSKGQQPPAGLVNGKSDDGTRQVPSALLTPVAVTKDNIKDTVLADGFVKREELCAGKYAEACTKAGI; this is encoded by the coding sequence ATGCAGCATCAATTGAGCCGGATGGTCGCCGTCGCGGCCGCACTGAGCGCCATGACGTTCGGCGTCGCCGCATGCGGCTCGTCCGACGACGACAGCAGCAGCACGGGCAGCGCCGCGGGCAGCACCAACTCGAGCAACGCCAAGGTCGGCAAGGTCGCGGTCCTGCTGCCGGACACCAAGAGCTCGGTGCGATGGGAGACCGCCGACCGCCCGCTGCTCGAGCAGGCCTTCAAGTCGGCCGGCGTCCCGGTGGAGATCCAGAACGCCCAGGGCGACAAGGCGACCCAGCAGCAGCAGGCCGAGCAGGCCATCACCAACGGCGCGAAGATCATCCTGCTGACCAACCTCGACTCCGGCTCCGGCGCTGCGATCGAGACGCAAGCGGCCGCCAAGGGCGTCAAGGTCATTGACTACGACCGCCTCACGCTCAAGGGCAAGGCCGACTACTACGTCTCGTTCGACAACGTCAAGGTCGGCGAGCTCCAGGGTCAGGGCCTCGTTGACTGCCTGAGCAGCTCCGGCGTCGCCAAGCCGCGGATCGCCGAGCTCAACGGCTCGCCCGACGACAACAACGCCACCCTGTTCGCGCAGGGCTACAACTCGGTCCTCGATCCGCTGTACAAGGCCGGCAAGGCCACCAAGGTCGCGGACCAGTCCGTGCCCGACTGGGACAACCAGCAGGCGCTGACGATCTTCGAGCAGATGCTCCAGAAGAGCGGCAACAAGCTCGACGGCGTGCTGGCGGCCAACGACGGCCTGGGCAACTCGGTGATCTCGGCACTGAAGGCCCGCAAGCTCAAGCAGCTCCCGGTCACCGGCCAGGACGCCACCACGCAGGGCCTGCAGAACATCCTCACCGGCGACCAGTGCATGACGGTGTACAAGGCGATCAAGGCCGAGGCCGATGCGGCGTCCAAGCTCGCCATCGCGCTCTCCAAGGGCCAGCAGCCGCCGGCCGGCCTGGTCAACGGCAAGTCCGACGACGGCACGCGCCAGGTCCCGTCGGCGCTGTTGACGCCGGTCGCGGTGACCAAGGACAACATCAAGGACACCGTGCTCGCCGACGGCTTCGTCAAGCGCGAGGAGCTGTGCGCGGGCAAGTACGCCGAAGCCTGCACCAAGGCGGGTATCTGA